A part of Melittangium boletus DSM 14713 genomic DNA contains:
- a CDS encoding M18 family aminopeptidase, with protein MTASAATDTAANDLLAYIDASPTPYHAVRETSRRLLAQGYRALDERESWELKPGDKVFITRGDTSIAAFHLGTAPVERAGFRLVGAHTDSPNLRIKPQPHAGKAGYQQLGVEVYGAPLFSTWMDRDLSLAGRVVTAKDGQLAHHLVDFRRPLLRIPNLAIHLNRGVNNDGLKLNAQEHLVPVLALERSGAVDLRTLLVEELARANVHTVPQDILGYDLCLYDTQPSSRSGAFGEFLHAPRLDNLTSSHAGLSALLALDAPGEATRGVILYDHEECGSVSAQGAASPFLRDLLERITQALSDGRRDAFHRAMRQSFLVSADMAHAVHPNYASMHEPKHQPLLGGGPVIKSNVNQSYATDGESWAWFALCCREVGVTPQNFVTRTDLGCGSTIGPISAGELGIRTVDVGSPMLSMHSIREMAAAADVAAMISVLRNLFAR; from the coding sequence ATGACCGCCTCCGCCGCCACCGACACCGCCGCCAACGATCTGCTGGCCTATATCGATGCCTCGCCCACGCCCTACCACGCGGTGCGTGAGACGAGCCGCCGCCTGCTGGCCCAGGGCTACCGGGCCCTTGATGAACGCGAGTCCTGGGAGCTCAAGCCCGGGGACAAGGTGTTCATCACCCGAGGGGACACCAGCATCGCCGCCTTCCACCTGGGCACGGCGCCCGTGGAGCGCGCGGGCTTCCGGCTGGTGGGGGCCCACACGGACTCGCCCAACCTGCGCATCAAGCCCCAGCCCCACGCGGGCAAGGCCGGCTATCAGCAGCTCGGCGTGGAGGTGTACGGCGCTCCGCTCTTCAGCACGTGGATGGACCGCGACCTGTCGCTCGCCGGGCGCGTGGTGACGGCGAAGGACGGACAGCTCGCGCACCATCTGGTGGACTTCCGCCGCCCGCTCTTGCGCATCCCCAACCTCGCCATCCACCTCAACCGGGGCGTGAACAACGACGGCCTCAAACTCAACGCCCAGGAGCACCTGGTGCCCGTGCTCGCCCTGGAGCGCTCGGGCGCGGTGGACCTGAGGACCCTGCTCGTCGAGGAGCTGGCCCGAGCCAACGTCCACACCGTGCCCCAGGACATCCTCGGCTACGACTTGTGCCTCTATGACACGCAGCCCTCCAGCCGCTCGGGCGCGTTCGGGGAATTCCTCCATGCGCCGCGCCTGGACAACCTCACGAGCAGCCACGCGGGCCTGTCCGCCCTGTTGGCCCTGGACGCGCCGGGCGAGGCGACTCGGGGGGTCATCCTCTACGATCACGAGGAGTGCGGCAGCGTGAGCGCCCAGGGCGCCGCCTCGCCCTTCCTGCGCGATCTGCTCGAGCGCATCACGCAGGCGCTCTCGGATGGACGGCGCGACGCGTTCCACCGGGCGATGCGCCAGTCCTTCCTGGTGTCGGCGGACATGGCGCACGCGGTGCACCCCAACTACGCGTCCATGCACGAGCCCAAGCATCAGCCCCTGCTCGGAGGGGGCCCGGTCATCAAGTCCAACGTCAACCAGTCCTACGCGACCGATGGCGAGAGCTGGGCTTGGTTCGCCCTGTGCTGCCGGGAGGTGGGCGTGACGCCGCAGAACTTCGTCACCCGGACGGACCTGGGCTGCGGCAGCACGATTGGCCCCATCTCCGCGGGAGAGCTGGGCATCCGCACCGTGGACGTGGGCAGCCCCATGCTCTCCATGCACTCCATCCGGGAGATGGCCGCGGCGGCGGACGTGGCGGCGATGATCTCCGTGTTGCGCAATCTCTTCGCCCGCTGA
- a CDS encoding GNAT family N-acetyltransferase produces the protein MIAPGPTLETSRLLLRPTSLEDLDGFAALMADPITARFIGGVTPRALVWRGMCAMAGSWALRGFAMFSVVEKTTGRWVGRIGPWVPEGWPGTEVGWGLLHEFWGRGYAIEAATTAIDWAFDHLGWTEVIHCIAPDNTPSQQVARRLGSRLRGPGKLPPPHENATIEIWGQSREEWRARRK, from the coding sequence GTGATTGCCCCCGGACCGACGCTCGAGACCTCCCGGTTGCTCCTCCGCCCCACCTCATTGGAGGACCTGGATGGCTTCGCGGCCCTCATGGCGGATCCAATAACCGCGCGGTTCATTGGCGGCGTCACGCCGCGTGCGCTGGTGTGGCGGGGCATGTGCGCCATGGCGGGCTCGTGGGCGCTGCGGGGCTTCGCCATGTTCTCCGTGGTGGAGAAGACGACGGGCCGATGGGTCGGGCGCATTGGCCCCTGGGTGCCGGAGGGTTGGCCGGGCACCGAGGTGGGGTGGGGTCTGCTGCATGAGTTCTGGGGACGGGGCTACGCCATCGAGGCCGCGACCACGGCCATCGACTGGGCCTTCGACCACCTCGGCTGGACGGAGGTCATCCACTGCATCGCTCCGGACAACACGCCGTCGCAGCAGGTGGCGCGCCGACTGGGCTCGCGACTCCGTGGCCCCGGAAAGCTCCCGCCGCCGCATGAGAACGCCACCATCGAGATCTGGGGTCAAAGCCGCGAGGAGTGGCGCGCGCGGCGGAAGTGA
- a CDS encoding ATP-binding protein, whose translation MLVPSGSIDLTSVERLMRQLGMVPTRVRDEEEAVSSFSRTPFPVVLMGMDEQGDRIVLVRALRASPRGMQTAIVLVATPEQVELLQPLLDAGADDFLLLPLDEPAATLRLKLAERRSAERPEPLPEDFELDGLCAVLLRESPLPTCITTREGNAFVDVNEAFTRLFGYSREEMLWRTARDLNLWESPIEQERLAARMREEGIVRGAEARMRTKAGELRDVLVYVGIAEYAGTPHIVSLFPDVTERKQMQARLQLADRMASVGTLAAGVAHEINNPLAYVTANLGYAHAELTRQFERGIGTLQPVCAALGEALQGADRVQHIVGDLKTFSRETQEKLQAVNVSKVLDSTLNLASAEIRHRARLVKTYGEDVPPVHGNHSRLGQVFLNLLVNAVQSLPSDGDAEQHEIRVRTRRMEGERVSVEISDTGAGIAPELMGRIFDPFFTTKAPGTGTGLGLSICHNLITAMGGELHVQSDLGRGTTFQVLLPSSRAEITPEMVEAPLRDFAGGPRGRVLVIDDEPLLCSAVERILSPHHDVEFTTLAAEVLPRLEAGERFDLILCDLMMPRMNGMDFHAALHRLRPELTGRVIFLTGGAFTPQAKSFLERVPNRRVEKPFNARALLEVTREVLATAG comes from the coding sequence TTGCTGGTTCCATCCGGGAGCATCGATCTGACATCCGTGGAGCGGCTCATGCGCCAGCTCGGGATGGTCCCCACCCGGGTGAGGGATGAGGAAGAGGCCGTCTCCTCCTTCTCGCGGACGCCCTTCCCCGTGGTGCTCATGGGAATGGACGAGCAGGGAGACCGCATCGTGCTCGTGCGCGCGCTCCGGGCCAGCCCCCGCGGCATGCAGACGGCGATCGTCCTGGTGGCCACGCCCGAGCAGGTGGAGCTGTTGCAGCCCCTGCTCGACGCGGGCGCGGACGACTTCCTGCTGCTGCCCCTGGACGAGCCCGCGGCGACGTTGAGGCTCAAGCTGGCCGAGCGCCGCTCCGCCGAGCGGCCCGAGCCCCTGCCGGAGGACTTCGAGCTGGACGGGCTGTGCGCGGTGCTGCTGCGCGAGAGCCCCCTGCCCACCTGCATCACCACGCGCGAGGGCAATGCCTTCGTCGACGTGAACGAGGCCTTCACGCGGCTCTTCGGCTACTCGCGCGAGGAGATGCTCTGGCGCACCGCGAGGGACTTGAACCTGTGGGAGTCCCCCATCGAGCAGGAGCGGCTGGCGGCGCGCATGCGCGAGGAGGGAATCGTGCGCGGGGCGGAAGCCCGGATGCGCACCAAGGCGGGAGAGCTGCGCGACGTGCTCGTCTACGTGGGCATCGCCGAGTACGCGGGCACGCCCCACATCGTGTCCCTGTTCCCGGACGTCACCGAGCGCAAGCAGATGCAGGCGCGGCTGCAGCTGGCGGACCGCATGGCCTCGGTGGGCACCCTGGCCGCGGGCGTGGCGCACGAAATCAACAACCCCCTGGCCTACGTGACGGCCAACCTCGGCTATGCCCACGCGGAGCTGACGCGCCAGTTCGAGCGCGGAATCGGCACGCTCCAGCCGGTGTGCGCCGCGCTCGGCGAGGCGCTGCAGGGCGCGGACCGGGTGCAACACATCGTCGGAGACCTCAAGACGTTCTCGCGCGAGACGCAGGAGAAGCTGCAGGCGGTGAACGTGAGCAAGGTGCTCGACTCCACGCTCAACCTGGCGTCCGCGGAGATCCGCCACCGCGCGCGGCTGGTGAAGACCTACGGCGAGGACGTGCCGCCGGTGCACGGCAACCACTCGCGCCTGGGGCAGGTGTTCCTCAACCTGCTGGTGAACGCCGTGCAGTCCCTGCCCTCGGACGGAGACGCCGAGCAGCATGAAATCCGCGTCCGCACGCGCCGGATGGAGGGCGAACGGGTCTCGGTGGAGATCTCGGACACCGGGGCGGGCATCGCACCGGAGCTGATGGGCCGCATCTTCGATCCCTTCTTCACCACCAAGGCGCCCGGCACGGGGACGGGCCTGGGCTTGTCCATCTGCCACAACCTCATCACCGCGATGGGGGGCGAATTGCACGTGCAGAGCGACCTGGGACGGGGCACCACCTTCCAGGTGTTGCTGCCCTCGTCGCGGGCGGAGATCACCCCCGAGATGGTGGAAGCACCGCTGCGGGACTTCGCCGGAGGTCCGCGGGGCCGGGTGCTCGTCATCGACGACGAGCCGCTGCTCTGCTCGGCGGTGGAGCGCATCCTCAGTCCCCATCACGACGTGGAATTCACCACCCTGGCGGCCGAGGTCCTGCCCCGGCTGGAAGCCGGCGAGCGCTTCGATCTCATCCTGTGCGACCTGATGATGCCGCGGATGAACGGGATGGATTTCCACGCGGCGCTGCACCGGTTGCGTCCGGAGTTGACGGGCCGGGTCATCTTCCTGACGGGAGGAGCATTCACGCCCCAGGCGAAGTCCTTCCTGGAGCGGGTGCCCAACCGCCGGGTGGAGAAGCCCTTCAACGCGCGCGCCCTGCTGGAAGTCACCCGCGAAGTGCTCGCCACCGCGGGGTGA
- the radC gene encoding RadC family protein, with protein MERRTVGGAVGSEGSAGEGSVRETPEGEDARERLFRLGAEALTDPELLGLLWGASARMRALAAELLAPAGGLKALVQQDPRALCARPGMGQVRTAQVLAALELGRRAQRVAERRPRLRTPREIFTYLTPHLGALRREVFHVLCFNARNVLLLDARVAEGTINACMVDPREVFAAAITARATAIVLAHNHPSGDPEPSGQDLSLTAQLLEAGRMLGIKVLDHVVVGNGTYVSMMERGDLPRLGGEERGPWRMAGERG; from the coding sequence ATGGAGCGCAGGACGGTGGGAGGGGCGGTGGGGAGCGAGGGGTCCGCGGGCGAGGGGTCGGTGAGGGAGACGCCGGAGGGGGAAGACGCGAGGGAGCGGCTGTTCCGGTTGGGAGCGGAAGCCCTCACCGACCCGGAGCTTCTGGGACTGCTGTGGGGCGCGAGCGCGCGCATGCGAGCCCTGGCCGCGGAGCTGCTCGCCCCCGCGGGGGGACTCAAGGCCCTGGTGCAGCAGGACCCGAGGGCCTTGTGCGCGCGGCCGGGAATGGGACAGGTGCGCACCGCGCAGGTGTTGGCGGCGCTGGAGCTGGGGCGTCGGGCCCAGCGGGTGGCCGAGCGGCGCCCCCGCCTGCGCACTCCGAGGGAAATCTTCACGTACCTCACCCCACACCTGGGGGCCCTGCGGCGCGAGGTCTTCCACGTGCTGTGCTTCAACGCCCGCAACGTGCTGCTGCTCGACGCACGGGTGGCCGAGGGCACCATCAACGCGTGCATGGTGGACCCGCGCGAGGTGTTCGCCGCGGCCATCACCGCGCGCGCCACGGCCATCGTGCTGGCGCACAACCACCCCTCCGGGGACCCCGAGCCCTCGGGGCAGGACCTGAGCCTGACCGCGCAACTCCTCGAGGCGGGCCGGATGCTGGGCATCAAGGTGCTGGATCACGTGGTGGTGGGCAATGGGACGTACGTCTCGATGATGGAGCGCGGAGACCTGCCGCGGCTGGGTGGGGAGGAACGGGGGCCATGGCGCATGGCGGGAGAGCGTGGATGA
- a CDS encoding RecQ family ATP-dependent DNA helicase, whose product MRRMPVDLPYVEQAQEGLVRHFGLTGFRPGQAQVISSVMSPGNTVVLMPTGAGKSLCYQLPAMILPGVTLVISPLIALMKDQVEQLARRGIPATFINSSLSDLERADRLRRLRAGEYKLIYVAPERFRSPSFLDAVGQVGVELLAVDEAHCISQWGHDFRPDYAQLGQVRKRLRPPRTVALTATATPEVRDDIVRSLLMKDPRVFAEGFDRPNLFLEVFQATGDEDKRRACAGLAQMGGSGIIYCSTRKSAENTHSSLCERGVNAILYHAGMDDDARRRAQDEFMSSKDAVAVATNAFGMGIDKPDIRFVAHVNIPRAVEAYYQEIGRAGRDGGPAFAALLFNHADVHTQERLIEGNHPSEAVMSDLWNVLRSVPEYDKGMHVLAAQAGASEFEISAALRILERERKVERGSRGEGDYGLTLTDKAATAQPHAPDARRLLASLLETFPVGRSATTQVPILARRTGLSGEDIQHALKLLERAGAVRVRRPFSGRTIRALEQVPFSELGVDLSKVREQERRSLMHLKRMTDYAYTKRCRRAFILGYFGQQEVASTCGQCDTCAGSRLQRLPGLGSTAAPRATPTLAPGRPDGYSELAATELRRWRKELSKDLQVPPFMVFNDETLRGLAAALPIERETFLSVKGTGESRWERFGPKVVEICLMARAAGHEPIAVAPAPSRTRGKGRSSRP is encoded by the coding sequence ATGCGACGGATGCCGGTGGACCTGCCCTATGTCGAGCAAGCCCAGGAGGGACTGGTCCGCCATTTCGGGCTGACCGGGTTCCGTCCCGGACAGGCGCAGGTCATCAGCTCCGTCATGAGCCCGGGCAACACCGTGGTGCTGATGCCCACGGGGGCGGGCAAGAGCCTGTGCTACCAGCTGCCCGCGATGATTCTTCCCGGGGTGACGCTCGTCATCTCCCCGCTCATCGCGCTGATGAAGGATCAGGTGGAGCAGCTGGCCCGGCGAGGCATCCCCGCCACGTTCATCAACTCGTCCCTGTCGGACCTGGAGCGCGCGGACCGCCTCCGCCGGCTGCGCGCGGGCGAATACAAGCTCATCTACGTGGCGCCCGAGCGCTTTCGCAGCCCGAGCTTCCTGGACGCGGTGGGACAGGTGGGCGTGGAGCTGCTGGCCGTGGACGAGGCGCACTGCATCTCGCAGTGGGGCCACGACTTCCGGCCGGACTACGCGCAGCTGGGCCAGGTGCGCAAGCGGCTGCGGCCCCCCCGCACCGTGGCGCTCACCGCCACCGCCACGCCCGAGGTGCGCGACGACATCGTGCGCTCGCTGTTGATGAAGGACCCGCGGGTGTTCGCCGAGGGATTCGACCGGCCCAACCTCTTCCTGGAGGTGTTCCAGGCCACCGGGGACGAGGACAAGCGCCGGGCCTGCGCGGGGCTCGCGCAGATGGGCGGCAGCGGCATCATCTACTGCTCCACGCGCAAGTCGGCGGAGAACACGCACTCCTCGCTGTGCGAGCGGGGGGTGAACGCCATCCTCTACCACGCGGGCATGGACGACGACGCGCGGCGCCGGGCCCAGGACGAGTTCATGTCCAGCAAGGACGCGGTGGCGGTGGCCACCAACGCCTTCGGCATGGGCATCGACAAGCCGGACATCCGCTTCGTGGCCCACGTGAACATCCCCCGGGCGGTGGAGGCGTACTACCAGGAGATCGGCCGCGCGGGCCGCGATGGAGGGCCGGCCTTCGCCGCGCTGCTCTTCAATCACGCGGACGTGCACACCCAGGAGCGGCTCATCGAGGGCAACCACCCCTCGGAGGCCGTGATGTCGGACCTGTGGAACGTGCTGCGAAGCGTGCCCGAGTACGACAAGGGCATGCACGTGCTGGCCGCGCAGGCGGGAGCGAGCGAGTTCGAGATCTCCGCCGCGCTGCGCATCCTGGAGCGGGAGAGGAAGGTGGAACGGGGCAGCCGGGGGGAAGGCGACTACGGCCTCACGCTGACGGACAAGGCGGCCACGGCGCAGCCGCACGCACCGGACGCCCGGAGGCTGCTCGCCTCCCTCCTGGAGACCTTCCCCGTGGGACGCTCGGCCACCACCCAGGTGCCCATCCTCGCGCGGCGCACGGGCCTGTCGGGCGAGGACATCCAGCACGCGTTGAAGCTGCTGGAGCGGGCGGGAGCGGTGCGCGTGCGCCGGCCCTTCTCCGGGCGCACCATCCGCGCGCTGGAGCAGGTGCCCTTCTCCGAGCTGGGGGTGGACCTGAGCAAGGTGCGCGAGCAGGAGCGGCGCTCGCTCATGCACCTCAAGCGGATGACGGACTACGCCTACACGAAGCGATGCCGCCGGGCCTTCATCCTGGGCTACTTCGGGCAACAGGAAGTGGCCTCCACCTGTGGCCAGTGCGACACGTGCGCGGGCAGCCGGCTCCAGCGCCTGCCGGGCCTCGGTAGCACCGCCGCGCCCCGGGCCACGCCCACGCTCGCCCCGGGACGTCCCGACGGCTACAGCGAGCTGGCGGCCACCGAGCTGCGGCGCTGGCGCAAGGAGCTCTCGAAGGATCTCCAGGTGCCCCCGTTCATGGTCTTCAATGACGAGACCTTGCGGGGACTCGCCGCCGCGCTGCCCATCGAGCGCGAGACGTTCCTGTCGGTGAAGGGCACGGGAGAGAGCCGCTGGGAGCGCTTCGGGCCCAAGGTGGTGGAAATCTGCCTCATGGCCCGCGCCGCCGGACACGAGCCCATCGCCGTGGCGCCCGCTCCGTCCCGGACGCGAGGCAAGGGCCGGAGCAGCCGCCCCTGA
- a CDS encoding adenylate/guanylate cyclase domain-containing protein, whose product MQLIVNPGLMDERVFELPEGSVTIGRTQESTLCVFHGSLSRRHARLERQGEYFLLVDLQSKNGTFVDEVRVERYLLRVGQSFRCGEVYFTLTVSRAEFRALSPSQVQSLRNRLSPGSMGELLDASKSSPGSALKLKHKSQESGANEKLQVLLKVSQLLSSPGHIEALLERIVELVFQIMEVDRVALLLVDPATGSLRPRVARLSTGETPSGPFYSQRIVEYVRTRSVGALFSDAWMDPRLNDAASVVSQSIRASMCAPLKPRDEVLGVLYVDHLSQAHGFGEEDLEFLTAFANQAAIALDNSLLARRLEEEAVLRNAYLRFFPPATLKKLHMARGGPLETIEAEVTVLFSDISDFTALSSSLEPRQVVDLLNDYFPVMADIVFRHEGTLEKYIGDALMAVWGAPFSHPDDADRAVRAAVEMQRALAGLNARWRERGWPELRIHVGLNTGWVAAGNIGSEQYLQYATLGDATNIANRVCSVAGAGQIYMTEATFARWRQRDWPVTALAPTHVKGKAEALRLYRLDWAA is encoded by the coding sequence ATGCAGCTCATCGTGAACCCGGGCCTGATGGACGAGCGGGTGTTCGAATTGCCCGAAGGCAGCGTGACCATTGGCCGCACGCAGGAGAGCACCCTCTGCGTGTTTCATGGCAGCCTGTCACGCCGCCACGCACGGCTCGAGCGCCAGGGGGAGTACTTCCTCCTGGTGGATCTCCAGAGCAAGAACGGCACGTTCGTCGACGAGGTGCGGGTCGAGCGGTACCTGCTCCGGGTGGGTCAGTCCTTTCGTTGTGGCGAGGTGTACTTCACGCTCACCGTCTCCCGTGCCGAGTTCCGGGCCCTGTCTCCCTCTCAGGTGCAGTCGCTGCGCAACCGGCTGTCCCCGGGCTCCATGGGGGAACTGCTGGACGCGAGCAAGTCCTCGCCGGGCTCTGCCCTCAAGCTCAAGCACAAGAGCCAGGAGAGCGGGGCGAACGAGAAGCTCCAGGTCTTGCTCAAGGTGAGCCAGCTCCTGTCGTCGCCCGGGCACATCGAGGCGCTGCTCGAGCGCATCGTGGAGCTCGTCTTCCAGATCATGGAAGTGGATCGGGTGGCCCTGCTGTTGGTGGATCCGGCGACGGGGAGCCTGCGGCCCCGGGTGGCGAGGCTGTCCACGGGCGAGACTCCCTCGGGCCCGTTCTACAGCCAGCGCATCGTCGAGTACGTGCGCACCCGAAGCGTGGGGGCGCTCTTCTCCGACGCGTGGATGGACCCCCGGCTCAATGACGCCGCGTCGGTGGTGTCTCAGTCCATCCGCGCCTCCATGTGCGCTCCGCTCAAGCCCCGGGACGAGGTGCTGGGCGTGCTGTACGTGGACCACCTGTCCCAGGCCCATGGCTTCGGCGAGGAGGACCTGGAGTTCCTCACGGCGTTCGCCAACCAGGCCGCCATCGCGCTCGACAACTCGCTCCTCGCGCGGCGGCTCGAGGAGGAGGCGGTGCTGCGCAATGCCTACCTGCGCTTCTTTCCTCCGGCCACGCTCAAGAAGTTGCACATGGCGCGGGGCGGTCCCCTGGAGACGATCGAGGCGGAGGTGACGGTGCTCTTCTCGGACATCAGCGACTTCACCGCGCTGTCCTCCTCGCTTGAGCCCCGGCAGGTGGTGGATCTGCTCAACGACTACTTCCCGGTGATGGCGGACATCGTCTTCCGGCACGAGGGGACGCTGGAGAAGTACATCGGAGATGCGTTGATGGCGGTGTGGGGCGCGCCCTTCTCGCACCCGGACGACGCGGACCGGGCCGTGAGGGCCGCCGTGGAGATGCAGCGGGCCCTGGCCGGGTTGAACGCGCGCTGGAGGGAGCGGGGTTGGCCGGAGTTGCGCATCCACGTGGGGTTGAACACGGGTTGGGTGGCGGCGGGGAATATCGGCTCGGAGCAGTACCTGCAGTACGCCACGCTCGGAGACGCGACCAACATCGCCAACCGGGTGTGCTCGGTCGCGGGGGCGGGGCAGATCTACATGACCGAGGCGACGTTCGCGCGCTGGCGGCAGCGGGACTGGCCCGTCACGGCCCTGGCTCCCACCCACGTGAAGGGCAAGGCGGAGGCCCTGCGGCTCTACCGGTTGGATTGGGCCGCGTGA
- a CDS encoding head protein, translating to MNTRDLITKAQDFLAEIGGTTPSQEQRELLDVLFDALLFIESTGQTYIFEDYRKHLVSDDPPRVVASFNTQAEADAWLRELPEPPSSAYVLVADQYHHLIYIREKSHRRLFPHPVLEHYLGARMREGLPLPVASFATRQEADAWFQGQSVPPRQAVIQISGEPHLAVYHPNINHRSIYPFSMAAHVEAPDGQGQKSGGEPSE from the coding sequence ATGAACACGCGTGATCTCATCACCAAGGCCCAGGATTTCCTCGCGGAGATCGGAGGCACCACTCCATCCCAGGAGCAGCGGGAACTGCTGGACGTCCTCTTCGACGCTCTTCTCTTCATCGAGTCCACCGGCCAGACGTACATCTTCGAGGATTACCGCAAGCACCTCGTGTCTGATGACCCTCCACGTGTGGTGGCGTCCTTCAACACGCAAGCGGAGGCGGATGCCTGGTTGAGGGAACTTCCGGAGCCGCCCTCTTCTGCTTACGTCCTGGTGGCGGACCAGTATCACCATCTCATTTACATCCGAGAGAAGAGTCACCGCCGTCTCTTTCCTCATCCCGTTCTTGAGCACTATCTCGGCGCGCGGATGCGCGAGGGGCTTCCTCTACCCGTGGCTTCTTTCGCGACAAGGCAAGAAGCGGATGCGTGGTTTCAGGGGCAGAGCGTTCCGCCCCGGCAGGCGGTCATCCAGATCTCGGGCGAGCCCCATCTCGCCGTGTATCACCCCAATATCAACCATCGCTCGATCTACCCCTTCTCCATGGCCGCCCACGTGGAGGCGCCTGATGGACAAGGTCAGAAGTCCGGCGGAGAGCCTTCCGAATAG